A segment of the Candidatus Protochlamydia naegleriophila genome:
GGATTCTAAACGCTAATATCCACCAACCCATAACGAAGCTTGCCAGGGCGAGGTATAAGATGGAAGTGGATAGAGGTTTGCTCATGGAGTCAAAATATCATCTTTTTAAAAAAGAAAAGAAGGCAAGTCAGCTTGCCTTCTTTCCAAAGAGGGTTAAATAAGGCCAAAGGGTTACTCTGGCTTGTCCTCGTCTTCATCTGCATCGGCAATGAGTGCCTCAGAAAGAAGAATAATGCCTGCGGCTGATGCTGCATAAGTCAGTGTGTTTTTTACGACTTTGGCTGGATCGATCACACCGGCTGAAACAAGATCTTCCACTTTTTCACTCAAGGCGTTGAAGCCAAAGTTCTTAGGCGAGCGCAAGATTTCGCTTAAAATGACACTGCCATCAAAACCCGTGTTTTGAGCGATTTGCTTAATTGGAGTTTCACATGCCTGTAGAACAATTTTTGCACCGATGGCTTCATCGCCTTCGAGCTTGATGTCGTTCAAAACTTTGCTCGCATTAAGTAGGGCTACGCCTCCGCCTGGGACGATTCCTTCTTCCAAAGCTGCTTTAGTCGAATTTAAGCTGTCATCGAACATCTGCTTTTTCTGCTTCATTTCTGTCTCAGTCGCAGCTCCTACACGGATAACGGCTACACCGCCGCTTAACTTCGCGCGACGCTCTTCTAGCTTCTCTTTGTCGTAAGAGCTTTTGGTTAGGGCTATTTCGGCATCGATTTGCTTAATGCGTGCAGCGATTTCGTCAGGCGTACCCGTTCCTCCGACGATTGTCGTAGTCTCTTTGGTAACGGTGACTTTTTCAGCAGAGCCCAAAGCTGTGGCTGGAATTTCTTTTAAAGAAATGCCAACCTCTTCCGAAACAACGGTTGCTCCAGTCAGGATTGCAATGTCTTGTAACATGGCTTTGCGGCGATCGCCAAAACCAGGCGCTTTGACAGCTGCCACTTTCAATGTTCCACGTAGCTTGTTGACCACAAGTGTTGATAGAGCATCGCCTTCAATGTCTTCTGCAATGATGAGCAGTTCGCTTCCAGCCGCGGCTGTTGCCTGCAGAACAGGAAGAAGTTCGTGAATGTTCGAGATTTTTTTATCGACGAGAAGGATTTGTGCGTGATTCATTTCGACGATCATTTTCTCAAGATTTGTGCAAAGATACGGGCTCACGTAGCCGCGATCAAATTTCATTCCCTTAACCACTTCAATAGCAGTCTCGGTCGTTTTTCCCTCTTCAATCGTGATGGCACCCGAGTTGCCCACCTTTTCCATTGCTTCGGCAATTAAATCGCCGATTTCATGGTTGCCTGATGCGGAAACAACTGCAATGTCTCTTTTCTCCTGCTTTGTTTTGACTGGAATGGCAACTTGTTCAATTGCTTTGACAATGGCTTCAACAGCTTTATCCATCCCTCTCTTAATGCCGATCGGACTTGCACCGGAGGAAATATTCTTGATCCCTGCTTCAACCAAGGCTCTTAAGAGCAATGTGCCTGTCGTCGTTCCATCGCCGCACTTCTCTTTGATTTTCTGAACAACTTCTTTCGCCATGGCCACGCCCATATTCTCATACTTATCTTGAAGCTGAATGTCGCGAATAATGCTGGCTCCATCATTCGTAATGGTCGGTGCTCCCCAACTTTTTTCAAGACCTACGTTGCGCCCTTTTGGTCCAAGTGTAAAGGCTACAATGTCTGCCAATTTTTTGATTCCTTTTAGAAGGAATTCTCGTGCTTCCTCTTCAAAAATAATTTCTTTGGGTGTTGACATAAGTGCTCCTCGTTAAAATTCTGAAGTTGTGATAGGTAAACTGGTTAAGCCTTTGAACAGGACGTGAAAGGAAATAATCGGCTAATCACGCTCAGAAAGTGCCTTGAAATTCTAACTTTCACATGAAGGATTCCACCAGCCTATCCAGGACGTGTCGTCAAATGATGAAAAGTCTTCCTCATTCGATGGCACGTCCCAGATAATTAATAACTTTTTTCTCTTTAGCTCCATCGAACAAAAGATGCAG
Coding sequences within it:
- the groL gene encoding chaperonin GroEL (60 kDa chaperone family; promotes refolding of misfolded polypeptides especially under stressful conditions; forms two stacked rings of heptamers to form a barrel-shaped 14mer; ends can be capped by GroES; misfolded proteins enter the barrel where they are refolded when GroES binds), which translates into the protein MSTPKEIIFEEEAREFLLKGIKKLADIVAFTLGPKGRNVGLEKSWGAPTITNDGASIIRDIQLQDKYENMGVAMAKEVVQKIKEKCGDGTTTGTLLLRALVEAGIKNISSGASPIGIKRGMDKAVEAIVKAIEQVAIPVKTKQEKRDIAVVSASGNHEIGDLIAEAMEKVGNSGAITIEEGKTTETAIEVVKGMKFDRGYVSPYLCTNLEKMIVEMNHAQILLVDKKISNIHELLPVLQATAAAGSELLIIAEDIEGDALSTLVVNKLRGTLKVAAVKAPGFGDRRKAMLQDIAILTGATVVSEEVGISLKEIPATALGSAEKVTVTKETTTIVGGTGTPDEIAARIKQIDAEIALTKSSYDKEKLEERRAKLSGGVAVIRVGAATETEMKQKKQMFDDSLNSTKAALEEGIVPGGGVALLNASKVLNDIKLEGDEAIGAKIVLQACETPIKQIAQNTGFDGSVILSEILRSPKNFGFNALSEKVEDLVSAGVIDPAKVVKNTLTYAASAAGIILLSEALIADADEDEDKPE